One window of Papaver somniferum cultivar HN1 chromosome 9, ASM357369v1, whole genome shotgun sequence genomic DNA carries:
- the LOC113311573 gene encoding F-box protein At3g62430-like has product MKLELTSRDDRYVKIKLPNSMGLPRLKCLILNLVISFDTSFSKIISSCPVLETLIARTTHGSGTSDQYITINSSTLKHLEIKDRGYSTGKLTINTPNLTSFVCQDHMRNNYCLEELPSLVAADIEMYVEAHFDGDHNVEFPEAYLELSEELRVVFAEHLLKFLRALHGVKELKLSPGFFEIIGLYMDEINSSIRYDLDLQPVTSLPDSYGRCNFTDLPVYWTILHFSSVTEVELWLTRGCLDVISHLLKISPNIESIYITSKECENFNGVWEPVLPQPCMLSHLKFIEIGAVQGYDNQLKLLGFLLKNAIALEDVRLYFRFIHCLADQRRRVSEFSKKLKALPRASSSQEEYLELFEELCQAYAGISEVLFMNQVEQSRPKKST; this is encoded by the exons ATGAAATTGGAGCTAACATCAAGAGACGACAGGTATGTGAAGATCAAGCTTCCTAATTCAATGGGTTTACCTCGGCTCAAATGTTTAATTCTTAATTTGGTCATAAGTTTTGATACATCATTTAGCAAGATCATCTCAAGCTGTCCAGTTCTGGAAACACTTATAGCTCGTACAACTCATGGAAGTGGAACCAGCGATCAGTACATCACAATTAACTCTTCTACCCTGAAGCACTTGGAAATAAAAGATAGGGGTTATTCAACGGGCAAGCTTACCATAAATACTCCGAATCTCACATCGTTTGTTTGCCAAGATCACATGAGAAATAACTACTGTCTAGAGGAACTTCCTTCTCTCGTCGCTGCTGATATTGAAATGTATGTTGAAGCACACTTTGATGGGGATCATAATGTTGAATTTCCAGAAGCTTATCTAGAGCTTTCTGAAGAGCTTAGAGTTGTTTTTGCTGAGCATCTGCTGAAATTTCTTAGGGCACTTCATGGCGTAAAAGAACTAAAATTATCCCCTGGTTTCTTTGAG ATAATTGGACTTTACATGGATGAGATTAATAGTTCTATCCGCTATGATCTAGATTTACAACCCGTTACATCACTACCTGACTCTTATGGGAGATGCAACTTCACG GATCTCCCAGTTTATTGGACAATCCTCCACTTCAGTTCTGTAACTGAAGTGGAATTGTGGCTGACAAGAGGATGCTTGGATGTCATTTCACACTTACTCAAGATCTCTCCCAATATTGAATCCATTTATATTACATCAAAGGAG TGCGAAAATTTTAATGGCGTCTGGGAACCAGTATTGCCACAGCCATGCATGTTGTCTCACCTGAAGTTTATTGAGATAGGAGCAGTCCAAGGATATGATAATCAACTCAAGCTTCtggggtttttattgaagaatgcCATAGCTTTGGAGGATGTGAGACTATATTTTCGATTTATTCACTGCTTAGCTGACCAGAGAAGAAGAGTGTCGGAGTTCAGCAAAAAGCTAAAAGCACTTCCAAGAGCTTCTTCAA GCCAGGAAGAATATCTGGAGCTTTTTGAAGAGCTTTGCCAAGCGTATGCTGGAATTTCTGAGGTTCTATTCATGAACCAAGTTGAACAAAGTCGGCCTAAAAAATCAACATAG
- the LOC113313739 gene encoding caffeoylshikimate esterase-like: protein MVHPIAEANVQSLFGSLSPTKFYSRHSVTHSSSYIINSRGLKLFTQSWTPLPPTKIKGVTSVIHGFTGESNWFIQLKAIHFAKSGFATCAIDHQGHGFSESLQCHIPDINPVVDDCIEFFDSFREEHCQSLPSFLYGESLGGAIALLIHLRRGRPWDGIVLNGAMCGISPKF, encoded by the coding sequence atggTGCATCCAATTGCAGAAGCAAATGTTCAGAGCCTATTCGGATCTCTTTCTCCAACCAAATTCTATTCTCGTCACTCAGTAACTCATTCTTCTTCCTACATTATAAACTCAAGAGGTTTGAAACTCTTCACACAATCATGGACTCCACTTCCACCAACCAAGATTAAGGGAGTAACGTCAGTCATTCATGGCTTTACAGGAGAGTCCAACTGGTTTATTCAACTCAAGGCTATTCATTTCGCTAAATCTGGTTTCGCTACGTGTGCTATTGATCACCAAGGTCATGGATTCTCTGAAAGTCTTCAATGCCACATACCTGATATTAACCCAGTTGTTGATGAttgtattgaattttttgattccTTTAGAGAAGAACATTGTCAGTCGCTCCCTTCTTTTCTTTACGGCGAATCCCTTGGTGGAGCGATCGCGCTGTTGATTCATCTTCGACGAGGTAGACCGTGGGATGGAATTGTTCTTAATGGTGCTATGTGTGGAATCAGTCCTAAATTTTAA
- the LOC113308535 gene encoding F-box/LRR-repeat protein At3g59200-like — protein MEAASPNSRSKDRISDLPDEILLKILSHLDIWEVVRTAEVSRRWRYAWKSVPKVNITSSTWNRYPGKEKFLAFLNFVDRLLICRDNTSIHRFSVDVPNYYKATDSMRESIYTWIYALLQRNIQEIFLQLNNARSLDFDFPKELFRSKSLKRLELVMTNKALTWIYFPESMCLPQLKSMCLPQLKSLCLRSITITNIDSANELFKSCPGLETLVLSNIDVHVEDDEQNFVINNALLQHLEIKNIWYLNFYEDSIVNPKPIQLDVPGLKKFIYEDSVVRENCCFINDSSSLVTADITMILNDTYDENGHGDKVDEDPVLYSNVSEAKKEEFSKRMLKFLRALHCVKELKLSPGFFEVLSRSPNLLDNPPLQFDNLRYLKMELWLTRGCLDVITHLLKISPNVESIYITSKECGLENFNGVWEPELSQPCMLSHLKFIEIGAIQGNDNELKLLGLLLKNAVALEDVKLYFHSNPCSTDQRRRESEFIKKLKALPRASSSINTSFVNPSYQ, from the exons ATGGAGGCAGCTTCACCAAACTCTAGGAGTAAAGATAGGATTAGTGATCTTCCTGATGAAATTCTTCTCAAGATCTTGTCGCATCTCGACATATGGGAAGTCGTGAGAACTGCAGAGGTATCAAGAAGATGGAGGTACGCATGGAAATCAGTTCCTAAAGTGAATATTACTTCATCTACATGGAATAGATACCCCGGAAAAGAAAAGTTCCTTgcatttttgaattttgttgatagattgcTTATATGTAGAGACAACACAAGCATCCATCGCTTTAGTGTAGATGTTCCAAATTATTATAAGGCAACAGATTCGATGAGGGAATCGATTTATACTTGGATATATGCACTATTGCAACGTAATATTCAAGAAATTTTTCTTCAACTAAATAATGCGAGGTCGTTAGATTTTGATTTTCCCAAGGAGCTTTTTCGTAGTAAATCCCTGAAAAGATTGGAGTTGGTAATGACGAATAAGGCGTTGACTTGGATTTATTTTCCAGAATCAATGTGTTTACCTCAGTTGAAATCAATGTGTTTACCTCAGTTGAAATCATTGTGTCTTCGTTCGATTACAATAACTAATATAGATTCAGCTAACGAGCTTTTCAAAAGCTGCCCGGGTCTTGAAACATTAGTGTTATCCAATATCGATGTACATGTTGAGGATGATGAGCAGAATTTTGTGATAAATAATGCTCTACTGCAACATTTGGAAATAAAGAACATCTGGTATCTGAATTTCTATGAAGACTCGATCGTCAATCCCAAACCAATCCAGTTAGATGTTCCAGGTCTTAAAAAATTCATTTATGAAGATTCCGTGGTACGAGAAAACTGTTGTTTTATCaacgattcttcttctttagtcaCTGCTGATATCACAATGATACTTAATGATACATATGATGAAAATGGGCATGGAGATAAAGTTGATGAAGATCCGGTACTATATTCAAACGTTTCCGAGGCAAAAAAAGAGGAATTTTCTAAACGCATGCTGAAATTTCTTAGAGCTCTTCATTGCGTAAAAGAACTGAAATTATCCCCTGGTTTCTTTGAG GTTCTCTCAAGATCTCCCAATTTATTGGACAATCCTCCACTTCAGTTCGATAATCTAAGATATTTAAAGATGGAACTGTGGCTCACAAGAGGATGTTTGGATGTCATTACACACTTACTGAAGATCTCTCCCAATGTAGAATCcatttatataacatcaaaggAG TGCGGTTTAGAAAATTTTAATGGCGTCTGGGAACCAGAATTGTCACAGCCGTGCATGTTGTCTCATCTAAAGTTTATTGAGATAGGAGCAATCCAAGGAAATGATAATGAACTCAAGCTTCTGGGGCTTTTATTGAAGAATGCCGTTGCTTTGGAGGATGTGAAACTGTATTTTCATTCTAATCCCTGCTCAACTGACCAGAGAAGAAGAGAGTCGGAGTTCATCAAAAAGCTAAAAGCACTTCCAAGAGCTTCTTCAAGTATCAATACAAGTTTCGTTAACCCTTCTTACCAGTGA
- the LOC113311572 gene encoding caffeoylshikimate esterase-like has translation MSVVPARREIPNVSFKEEWKRRLATASPQRTQAALRAATALELLRVCREVQSRFGEVEVPLLIVHGGDDAVSDPACAEELYKKAASKDKTIKIYPGMWHLLVGESQENVDLVFDYIVEWLCERAERAAACNESGKASVSVA, from the coding sequence ATGTCGGTTGTTCCAGCTCGCAGGGAGATCCCCAACGTGTCGTTCAAGGAGGAATGGAAGAGAAGATTAGCAACAGCCAGCCCGCAGCGTACTCAGGCTGCTCTGCGAGCAGCTACAGCATTGGAGTTGCTAAGGGTTTGTAGAGAGGTCCAGAGCAGGTTTGGTGAGGTTGAAGTGCCATTGTTGATTGTTCACGGTGGAGATGATGCTGTTTCTGATCCTGCTTGTGCAGAGGAATTGTACAAGAAGGCTGCCAGCAAGGATAAGACAATTAAAATTTACCCTGGTATGTGGCATCTATTGGTTGGTGAATCACAAGAGAATGTGGATTTGGTTTTTGACTATATTGTAGAGTGGCTCTGTGAACGAGCTGAACGTGCCGCTGCCTGTAATGAAAGTGGCAAGGCATCTGTCTCAGTTGCATGA